The proteins below come from a single Sphingomonas carotinifaciens genomic window:
- a CDS encoding MBL fold metallo-hydrolase: MKIRILGSGTSSGVPRIGNEWGDCDPAEPRNRRTRASALVEHGDTRILIDTSPDMRAQLLAANVGRVDAVIWTHDHADHCHGIDDLRQIFHQLGHPVRGLARADTRQTLEARFAYVFHGKRGYPPTATIEELPDAITIGDISVRIVDQPHGGTRSAGLRFEADGKSIGYATDFHELTAAMAALYTGLDVWVVDALRRWPHPSHPELSAVLGWVETLRPREAALIHMDQTMDYATLCAELPPGVQPGYDGLELVA, from the coding sequence GTGAAGATCCGCATCCTCGGCTCCGGCACGTCGTCGGGCGTGCCGCGGATCGGAAACGAATGGGGCGACTGCGACCCGGCCGAACCACGCAATCGGCGGACGCGGGCCTCCGCGCTGGTCGAACATGGCGACACCCGCATCCTGATCGACACCAGCCCCGACATGCGCGCCCAGTTGCTGGCCGCGAATGTCGGCCGGGTCGATGCGGTCATCTGGACGCACGACCATGCCGATCACTGCCACGGCATCGACGATCTGCGCCAGATATTCCATCAGCTGGGTCATCCCGTGCGCGGGCTGGCGCGCGCCGATACGCGGCAGACGCTGGAGGCGCGCTTCGCCTATGTCTTTCATGGCAAGCGCGGCTATCCGCCGACCGCGACGATCGAGGAGCTGCCGGACGCGATCACGATCGGCGACATCAGCGTGCGCATCGTCGATCAACCGCATGGCGGGACGCGCTCGGCCGGGCTTCGCTTCGAAGCGGATGGCAAGAGCATCGGCTATGCCACCGATTTCCATGAGCTGACGGCTGCGATGGCGGCGCTATATACCGGACTGGACGTGTGGGTGGTCGATGCGCTGCGCCGCTGGCCGCATCCCTCGCATCCCGAGCTGTCCGCAGTGCTGGGCTGGGTCGAGACATTGCGGCCGCGCGAGGCCGCGTTGATCCATATGGACCAGACGATGGATTATGCGACGTTGTGCGCCGAACTGCCGCCGGGGGTGCAGCCGGGCTATGACGGGCTGGAACTGGTCGCGTGA
- the metG gene encoding methionine--tRNA ligase gives MADPFYITTAIHYPNGKPHIGHAYEMIAADAIARFQRQAGRDVLFQTGTDEHGLKMAQAARARGLATRDFADEMSSHFHVMADRLNISYDRFIRTVDTDHYAASQAIWQAMSDKGDLYLDRYEGWYSVRDEAFYDEAELSAGEDGTKLSPQGTPVEWTAEETWFFRLSKYQQPLLDLYAANPDFIRPESRRNEVMRFVEGGLSDLSVSRTSFDWGVPVPGSPGHVMYVWVDALTNYLTGTGYPDRNGERSRFWPADLHLIGKDIVRFHTVYWPAFLMSADIPLPRSVFGHGFLLHRGEKMSKSVGNVVDPGELADAFGVDALRYFFLREVSFGQDGSYSAEAIVTRVNAELANSFGNLAQRTLSFIAKNLDGALPEAGRAEDMDGALIEEVVVACAGLRTAFDDLMLSQGIEAWMRGVYACNQYIDTAAPWALRKTDPERMHAVLRTLVRAIRMLAIAILPVVPVAAGKVLDQLGAEARDHAAIDDDGWYDAHAASGFRLAPPTPAFPRLEMPAEAAA, from the coding sequence ATGGCCGACCCATTCTATATCACCACCGCGATCCATTATCCCAACGGGAAGCCGCATATCGGCCATGCCTATGAGATGATCGCCGCCGACGCGATCGCGCGCTTCCAGCGGCAGGCGGGCCGCGATGTGCTGTTCCAGACCGGCACCGACGAGCATGGCCTGAAGATGGCGCAGGCCGCGCGTGCACGCGGGCTGGCGACGCGCGACTTCGCGGACGAAATGTCGAGCCATTTCCATGTCATGGCCGACCGCCTGAACATTTCCTACGACCGGTTCATCCGCACGGTCGACACCGACCATTATGCCGCCAGCCAGGCGATCTGGCAGGCGATGTCGGACAAGGGCGACCTGTATCTGGATCGTTACGAGGGCTGGTATTCGGTCCGCGACGAGGCGTTCTACGACGAGGCGGAACTGAGCGCGGGCGAGGATGGCACCAAGCTGTCGCCGCAGGGCACGCCGGTGGAGTGGACCGCGGAGGAAACCTGGTTCTTCCGCCTGTCCAAATATCAGCAGCCGCTGCTCGACCTCTATGCCGCCAATCCCGACTTCATCCGGCCGGAAAGCCGGCGCAACGAGGTGATGCGCTTCGTGGAGGGTGGCTTGTCCGACCTGTCGGTGTCGCGGACCAGCTTCGACTGGGGCGTTCCGGTGCCCGGCAGCCCCGGCCATGTCATGTATGTGTGGGTCGATGCGCTCACCAACTACCTGACCGGCACCGGCTATCCCGACAGGAACGGCGAACGATCGCGTTTCTGGCCGGCGGACCTGCACCTGATCGGCAAGGATATCGTGCGGTTCCATACCGTCTATTGGCCCGCCTTCCTGATGTCGGCGGACATTCCGCTGCCCCGGTCGGTGTTCGGGCACGGCTTCCTGCTTCATCGCGGCGAGAAGATGTCGAAGTCGGTCGGCAACGTCGTCGATCCGGGCGAGCTGGCCGACGCGTTTGGGGTCGACGCACTGCGCTACTTCTTCCTGCGCGAAGTGAGTTTCGGACAGGACGGTTCCTATTCGGCCGAGGCGATCGTGACGCGGGTGAACGCCGAACTGGCCAACAGCTTCGGCAATCTGGCGCAGCGTACCTTGTCGTTCATCGCCAAGAACCTGGACGGTGCTTTGCCGGAGGCCGGGCGCGCGGAAGACATGGACGGCGCGTTGATCGAGGAGGTGGTGGTCGCCTGTGCAGGCCTGCGCACCGCATTCGACGACCTGATGCTGAGCCAGGGGATCGAGGCATGGATGCGCGGTGTCTATGCCTGCAACCAGTATATCGACACCGCCGCGCCATGGGCGCTGCGCAAGACCGATCCGGAGCGGATGCACGCGGTGCTGCGCACGCTGGTCCGCGCGATCCGCATGCTGGCGATCGCGATCCTGCCGGTGGTGCCGGTGGCGGCGGGCAAGGTGCTGGACCAGTTGGGTGCCGAGGCGCGCGACCACGCCGCGATCGACGATGACGGCTGGTACGACGCGCATGCCGCCAGCGGCTTCCGCCTGGCGCCGCCGACCCCGGCCTTTCCGCGGCTGGAGATGCCGGCGGAGGCGGCTGCCTGA
- a CDS encoding retropepsin-like aspartic protease family protein — MSDDRVANILLYGIMLILPLSALIVRRPKLGPTLKMAAAWVGIFALGLILVSQRHHVTDLFTDQRVEGMQTRIRMGDDGHFHADVSVNGVTRSMLIDSGATITALSEATARAAGLDLEESPFPRMLQTANGPVAARTATVETMTVGSITTRDLSVVVSPAFGDQDVLGMNFLSRLGSWSVEKGELILTPEKSS; from the coding sequence GTGAGCGACGACCGGGTCGCCAATATCCTCCTGTACGGGATCATGCTGATCCTGCCGCTGTCCGCGCTGATCGTGCGGCGTCCGAAACTGGGGCCGACCCTGAAGATGGCGGCGGCGTGGGTCGGTATCTTCGCGCTGGGCCTGATCCTGGTCAGCCAGCGTCACCATGTGACGGACCTGTTCACCGACCAGCGTGTCGAAGGCATGCAGACCCGCATCCGCATGGGCGACGATGGTCATTTCCATGCCGATGTGTCGGTCAACGGCGTGACCCGTTCGATGCTGATCGACAGCGGGGCTACGATCACCGCCTTGTCAGAAGCTACGGCGCGTGCCGCGGGGCTCGATCTGGAGGAAAGCCCGTTTCCGCGCATGCTGCAGACCGCAAACGGCCCGGTGGCGGCGCGAACGGCGACAGTGGAAACGATGACGGTGGGCAGCATCACCACGCGCGACCTAAGCGTCGTCGTATCGCCGGCATTCGGCGATCAGGATGTGCTTGGCATGAACTTCCTGTCGCGGCTGGGATCATGGTCGGTGGAAAAGGGTGAGCTGATACTGACCCCGGAAAAATCGTCCTAG
- a CDS encoding ABC transporter ATP-binding protein, whose amino-acid sequence MVARDMVIRAADVRLTLGGAAPVEILKGIDLAVADGESLALLGASGSGKSSLMAVLAGLECATSGRVEVAGTDFGTLDEDGLAIARRGRIGIVLQAFHLLPTMTALENVAVPMELAGERDAFARAEAELAAVGLSNRLDHYPAQLSGGEQQRVAIARALGPRPRIVFADEPTGNLDAATGARVMDLLFDRRAATSATLVIITHDPALARRCDRVIELADGRIAA is encoded by the coding sequence ATGGTCGCACGCGATATGGTCATCCGGGCCGCGGATGTAAGGCTGACGCTTGGCGGCGCGGCGCCGGTCGAGATACTGAAGGGTATCGACCTTGCGGTCGCGGACGGCGAGAGCCTGGCGCTGCTCGGGGCATCGGGTTCGGGCAAATCGTCGTTGATGGCGGTTCTGGCCGGGCTGGAGTGCGCGACCTCCGGCCGCGTCGAGGTGGCGGGCACCGACTTCGGCACGCTGGACGAGGATGGTCTGGCGATCGCACGGCGCGGCCGGATCGGCATCGTGCTTCAGGCCTTCCATCTTTTGCCGACGATGACGGCGCTGGAGAATGTCGCGGTGCCAATGGAATTGGCCGGCGAGCGCGACGCCTTCGCCCGTGCCGAGGCGGAACTCGCCGCGGTCGGATTGTCCAACCGGCTGGACCATTATCCCGCACAGCTTTCGGGTGGCGAGCAGCAGCGCGTCGCCATCGCCCGCGCACTCGGCCCCCGTCCCCGCATCGTCTTCGCCGACGAGCCGACGGGCAATCTCGACGCAGCCACCGGCGCGCGCGTGATGGATCTGTTGTTCGACCGTCGCGCCGCCACGTCAGCGACCCTGGTCATCATCACCCATGATCCCGCCCTTGCCCGGCGTTGCGACCGGGTGATCGAACTGGCTGATGGGCGGATCGCGGCGTGA
- a CDS encoding cation:proton antiporter, translated as MHAEVSLLRDGAILLGFGLSFVLLFRRLGLGATLGYLVAGAVVGPHLLGLVGDAETKMGIAEIGIVLLLFIVGLELKPSRLWRMKEEIFGLGLIQVVACGLAITGIVLLAKFSPEAALALGLPLALSSTAQVLPMLQSSGRLRTPFGERAFSILLFQDLSIVPLITIVAAMSRNPADHAGPPGWILALQTVAAIVGLILAGRFLLRPLFRLIGNWNEREMFVFAGLFTVIASAAVMELLGLSTALGAFIAGVMLADSPYRHELEADVEPFRSILLGLFFLAVGMMLDLPAIAERPLFVAAMAAALIVTKAGVIFLIGLAFRMKWRQAFALGLLMSQGGEFGFVLFAQAQNGFLIASEAASLFGAIITLSMATTPFLMAATRRIREEPVIAGGERDGPVTDGANALVVGYGRFGQTVAQMLIAQDIPVTLIDRDTQMIDIAADFGAKVYYGDGTRLDLLRQAGAAEAELILFCLDDDQITADLLENVHAAFPNATILVRAYDRRALLKLKGSPAAYVVREVLESAVKMARLALTSLKVDIGEIDRTEAMYRARDKERLAAQYASGDLRAASDRIIVQGEREGA; from the coding sequence ATGCACGCAGAGGTTTCGCTGCTGCGCGACGGCGCGATCCTGCTCGGGTTCGGCCTAAGCTTCGTGCTGCTGTTCCGGCGACTGGGGCTGGGTGCGACGCTGGGTTATCTGGTGGCGGGTGCCGTGGTCGGGCCGCACCTGCTGGGGCTGGTCGGCGATGCCGAGACCAAGATGGGCATCGCCGAAATCGGCATCGTCCTGCTGCTGTTCATCGTCGGGCTGGAGTTGAAGCCGAGCCGCTTGTGGCGGATGAAGGAGGAGATTTTCGGACTGGGGCTGATCCAGGTCGTCGCCTGCGGACTGGCGATCACCGGCATCGTGCTGCTCGCCAAATTCTCGCCGGAGGCGGCGCTGGCCCTCGGCCTGCCGCTGGCGCTGTCCTCTACCGCGCAGGTGCTGCCGATGCTGCAATCGTCGGGGCGGCTGCGCACCCCCTTTGGCGAGCGGGCCTTCTCGATCCTGTTGTTCCAGGACCTGTCGATCGTGCCGCTCATCACCATCGTGGCGGCGATGTCGCGCAACCCGGCGGATCATGCCGGGCCGCCCGGATGGATATTGGCGCTGCAGACGGTAGCGGCGATCGTCGGGCTGATCCTGGCCGGGCGCTTCCTGCTGCGCCCGCTGTTCCGCCTGATCGGCAACTGGAACGAACGCGAGATGTTCGTGTTCGCCGGGCTGTTCACCGTGATCGCCAGCGCCGCGGTGATGGAACTGCTCGGGCTTTCCACTGCGCTCGGCGCCTTTATCGCCGGGGTGATGCTGGCCGACAGCCCGTATCGGCACGAGCTGGAGGCCGATGTCGAGCCGTTCCGCTCGATCCTGCTCGGCCTGTTCTTCCTGGCGGTGGGGATGATGCTGGACCTGCCCGCCATCGCCGAGCGTCCCCTGTTCGTGGCGGCGATGGCGGCGGCGCTGATCGTGACCAAGGCGGGCGTCATCTTCCTGATCGGACTGGCGTTCCGCATGAAGTGGCGGCAGGCGTTCGCGCTGGGCCTGTTGATGAGCCAGGGCGGCGAATTCGGCTTCGTGCTGTTCGCGCAGGCGCAGAACGGGTTCCTGATCGCATCCGAGGCGGCCAGTCTGTTCGGCGCGATCATCACGCTGTCGATGGCGACCACGCCGTTCCTGATGGCCGCCACCCGGCGCATCCGCGAGGAGCCGGTGATCGCCGGCGGCGAGCGCGACGGCCCCGTGACCGATGGCGCCAATGCGCTGGTCGTCGGCTATGGCCGTTTCGGCCAGACGGTGGCGCAGATGCTGATCGCGCAGGACATTCCTGTCACGCTGATCGACCGCGATACCCAGATGATCGACATCGCCGCCGATTTCGGCGCCAAGGTCTATTATGGCGACGGCACGCGGCTGGACCTGTTGCGACAGGCGGGTGCGGCGGAGGCGGAGCTGATCCTGTTCTGTCTGGACGACGATCAGATCACCGCCGACCTATTGGAAAACGTCCATGCCGCCTTTCCGAACGCGACCATTCTTGTTCGCGCCTATGACCGCCGGGCCTTGCTGAAGCTGAAGGGGAGTCCGGCGGCCTATGTCGTTCGCGAAGTGCTGGAATCGGCCGTCAAGATGGCGCGGCTGGCGCTGACCAGCCTGAAGGTCGACATCGGCGAGATCGACCGGACCGAGGCGATGTACCGCGCCCGCGACAAGGAGCGGCTGGCCGCGCAATATGCCAGCGGCGACCTGCGCGCGGCCAGCGACCGGATCATCGTGCAAGGCGAACGGGAAGGGGCGTAA
- a CDS encoding DUF423 domain-containing protein — MGWIAILAALSGAVAVAAGAFGAHGAEGKAVEWLKTGSHYQLVHAVAALIALRLDARGPAVTFVVGGAIFAGTLYLMAIGGTRWLGAVTPIGGAALIVGWLWLAWSVRG; from the coding sequence ATGGGCTGGATTGCGATACTGGCGGCATTGTCCGGTGCCGTTGCGGTGGCCGCGGGGGCGTTCGGGGCACACGGGGCCGAGGGCAAGGCGGTCGAGTGGCTGAAAACCGGATCGCATTATCAACTCGTCCATGCCGTGGCGGCGCTGATCGCACTCCGGCTGGATGCTCGGGGACCGGCAGTGACCTTCGTGGTGGGCGGCGCGATCTTTGCCGGCACGCTTTACCTGATGGCGATCGGGGGCACGCGCTGGCTTGGTGCGGTCACTCCGATTGGCGGGGCGGCGTTGATCGTCGGATGGCTGTGGCTGGCGTGGAGCGTGCGCGGCTGA
- a CDS encoding iron-sulfur cluster assembly scaffold protein yields MNAPLYNAEILRLATSIPHHERLTDPMGTAEKRSPICGSRVTVDVNVDDDGRVTELGMLVRACALGQASSSLLAAQILGRTPAELATARDALGAWLAAGEGTPPEWPGLAVFEPALGYTARHASIRLAFEAAADAAADAAARLPVR; encoded by the coding sequence ATGAACGCGCCCCTCTACAATGCCGAGATCCTGCGGCTGGCGACCAGCATTCCCCATCACGAGCGCCTGACCGACCCGATGGGCACGGCCGAGAAGCGCTCCCCCATCTGTGGCAGCCGGGTGACGGTGGACGTGAATGTCGACGACGATGGCCGGGTGACCGAGCTGGGGATGCTGGTCCGCGCCTGCGCGCTGGGCCAGGCATCCTCGTCGCTGCTCGCCGCGCAGATACTGGGCCGGACGCCTGCCGAACTGGCGACGGCGCGCGATGCGCTGGGCGCATGGCTGGCGGCGGGAGAGGGTACGCCGCCGGAATGGCCGGGGCTCGCGGTGTTCGAGCCGGCGCTCGGCTATACCGCGCGGCATGCCTCGATCCGGCTGGCCTTCGAGGCGGCGGCGGATGCCGCGGCCGATGCCGCCGCCCGGCTGCCCGTGCGCTGA
- a CDS encoding arylesterase: MTKTPYVAGAALIQAALLSACDAQRDEALPVTNVATPAPTAAAALPVSGPKRTVLAFGDSLYAGYGLKRGESLPDAVQARLRGQGIDATVVNAGVSGDTTAGGRRRLAYTLDRLKTPPDLVLLGLGGNDVLRQVDPAETRANMAAMLEELARRGIPVILTGMMAPPNLGPDFAYRFNRIWPDLAREHDAVLDPFILQAVIGNRQLMLPDGVHPNAVGVGRMADRVAPLVARQLAILPAA, encoded by the coding sequence ATGACGAAGACGCCATATGTGGCAGGCGCCGCGCTTATCCAAGCCGCGCTGCTGTCGGCCTGCGATGCGCAGCGCGACGAGGCGCTGCCGGTCACCAACGTCGCGACCCCGGCGCCGACGGCTGCGGCGGCCCTGCCGGTGTCCGGGCCGAAGCGCACGGTGCTGGCCTTCGGTGACAGCCTGTATGCGGGATATGGCCTGAAGCGCGGCGAGAGCCTGCCCGATGCGGTCCAGGCGCGGCTGCGCGGGCAGGGGATCGATGCGACGGTGGTGAATGCCGGCGTGTCGGGCGACACCACCGCCGGCGGACGGCGTCGGCTGGCCTATACCCTCGATCGGCTGAAGACGCCGCCCGATCTGGTGCTACTCGGTCTGGGCGGCAATGACGTGCTGCGTCAGGTCGACCCGGCCGAAACGCGCGCGAACATGGCGGCCATGCTGGAGGAACTGGCGCGGCGAGGTATTCCGGTCATCCTCACCGGCATGATGGCACCGCCCAACCTCGGACCGGATTTCGCCTATCGCTTTAACCGCATCTGGCCCGACCTTGCGCGCGAGCATGACGCCGTGCTGGACCCGTTCATCCTGCAAGCCGTGATCGGCAATCGCCAGCTGATGCTGCCCGACGGGGTGCATCCCAATGCGGTCGGCGTCGGTCGCATGGCGGATCGGGTGGCACCGCTGGTGGCCAGGCAATTGGCGATCTTGCCGGCTGCGTGA
- a CDS encoding TatD family hydrolase, whose amino-acid sequence MLADSHCHLNYKGVAEQQGEVLARARARGVTAMLNISTRESEWDAVIATAEREPDVWASVGIHPHEADQHGHVDTARLVARAAHPRVVGIGESGLDYYYDHSDRARQQASFRAHIAACRETQLPLIVHTRDAEEDTIAILGEEMGKGAYPGVIHCFTASGDFADKAMALGFYISISGIVTFKNARDLQDTAKRLPQDRLLIETDAPFLAPVPHRGKQGEPAFVADTAAFLADLRGEDVAALTRTTAENFHLLFAKTRA is encoded by the coding sequence ATGCTGGCCGACAGCCACTGCCACCTGAACTACAAGGGCGTCGCCGAGCAGCAGGGCGAGGTGTTGGCCCGCGCCCGGGCGCGCGGCGTCACCGCGATGCTCAACATCTCGACCCGCGAAAGCGAGTGGGATGCGGTGATCGCGACCGCCGAGCGCGAGCCGGATGTCTGGGCGTCGGTGGGCATCCACCCGCATGAGGCGGATCAGCACGGCCATGTCGATACGGCCCGGCTGGTCGCGCGCGCCGCGCACCCCCGCGTGGTGGGGATCGGCGAAAGCGGGCTCGATTATTACTACGACCATAGCGACCGGGCCCGGCAGCAGGCGAGTTTCCGGGCGCACATCGCGGCCTGTCGCGAGACGCAGTTGCCGCTGATCGTCCACACCCGCGATGCCGAGGAGGATACGATCGCGATTCTGGGCGAGGAGATGGGGAAGGGGGCCTATCCCGGCGTCATCCACTGCTTCACCGCCAGCGGCGACTTTGCCGACAAGGCGATGGCGCTCGGTTTCTACATCTCGATCTCCGGCATCGTGACGTTCAAGAACGCCAGGGATCTGCAGGACACCGCGAAGCGTCTGCCGCAGGACCGCTTGCTGATCGAGACGGATGCGCCGTTCCTCGCGCCCGTGCCGCATCGGGGCAAGCAGGGGGAGCCGGCCTTCGTTGCCGATACCGCGGCGTTCCTGGCCGATCTGCGCGGCGAGGATGTCGCGGCGCTGACCCGGACCACGGCGGAGAATTTCCACCTCCTGTTCGCAAAGACGCGCGCGTGA
- a CDS encoding ABC transporter permease, with product MSSWALAWRLARREVSARFRGLRLLLLCLFLGVGALAAIGSLGEAIGGELAARGRVLLGGDLEFSVSQRLAEPSEQAAMRAIGRVSETIRMQSMAVTAAGATAPVQLKAVDTAYPLYGRLTLGDGRTARAPAGDEVWIGRALAERLLVRPGDTLRFGTAGFRVGGIIADEPDRLGEGFTLGPVAIIAHAGLDRTGLIQPGSLYDTRYRIASAGDPASAVRRFERRFPTAGWETRTRDRASPGASRFIARMGEFLTLVGLAALVIAGIGVGNGVTSYLDARRQNIAMLKVLGATSGMVARIYLLQVLAVAGVGILLGLTAGIVAVPLVGMAVGAVLPVAPGLTLAPAALALAAAYGLLIALAFCAAPLVAAGRVPAAALLRGALDARAGGGWRGRLWAVAAGIPVAVLALLTTDRPVFAAAFLGATAATLAALVGIGTVIRMAAARLPRPRRPLARLALAALHRPGSRTVSLVVALGLGLTLFVLLASIRTSIDGNIRRSVPERAPALFALDVPPDREGEFRRTVIAVAPKAVIATVPLMRGTITGYGTTRVANLATIPEGAWALRGERGLTFATTLPAGSTLTAGRWWNAAEARQSLVSIDTRLAEALKLKIGDPLTISVLGLERTARIASFRRIAWDTLGFNFVMVFSPGALADVPHNLAATIDMPAAKAPAVTRALLPRFPSTSVVEVGGVLQQVQDVVNQMATAITVAAGIAVLAGIAVLLGAIAAARAARTYDAVMLKVLGAKRRQILLAQAIEYAVLAGIVGAVALVLGVGSGWFVVTQVFGFDWMPDWIVILATLAGGAVVTIGIGIAGTLPVLRARPAASLRAL from the coding sequence GTGAGCAGCTGGGCGCTGGCCTGGCGGCTCGCACGGCGTGAGGTGTCGGCGCGGTTCCGGGGACTGCGCCTGCTGTTGCTGTGCCTGTTTCTGGGGGTGGGCGCGCTGGCGGCGATCGGCAGTCTGGGCGAGGCGATCGGCGGCGAGCTTGCCGCGCGTGGGCGAGTGCTGCTCGGCGGCGATCTGGAATTTTCGGTGTCGCAGCGTCTGGCCGAGCCGTCGGAGCAGGCGGCGATGCGGGCGATCGGACGGGTGTCGGAGACCATCCGGATGCAGTCGATGGCGGTCACCGCTGCTGGTGCCACCGCTCCCGTTCAGTTGAAGGCGGTCGATACTGCCTATCCGCTTTACGGCCGGCTCACCCTGGGCGATGGGCGCACGGCACGGGCACCGGCAGGTGATGAGGTCTGGATCGGACGGGCGTTGGCCGAGCGGCTGCTGGTGCGCCCCGGCGACACCCTGCGTTTCGGCACTGCGGGCTTTCGGGTCGGGGGGATCATCGCCGACGAGCCGGATCGGCTTGGCGAGGGCTTCACGCTCGGCCCCGTCGCGATCATCGCACACGCAGGGCTGGATCGCACCGGCCTGATCCAGCCGGGCAGCCTGTATGACACGCGATACCGCATCGCCAGCGCCGGCGATCCGGCAAGCGCCGTCCGGCGGTTCGAGCGTCGTTTCCCCACCGCGGGCTGGGAAACCCGCACCCGCGACCGTGCCTCGCCCGGCGCCAGCCGCTTCATCGCGCGCATGGGCGAGTTCCTGACGCTGGTCGGGCTTGCGGCGCTGGTCATCGCCGGGATCGGCGTCGGCAACGGCGTCACCTCCTATCTCGATGCGCGGCGCCAGAATATCGCGATGCTGAAGGTGCTGGGCGCGACATCGGGCATGGTGGCGCGCATATATCTGCTGCAGGTCCTTGCCGTCGCCGGGGTCGGCATCCTTCTGGGCCTGACCGCCGGCATCGTCGCGGTGCCGCTAGTCGGCATGGCGGTGGGCGCGGTGCTGCCGGTCGCGCCGGGACTGACCCTTGCGCCCGCCGCGCTCGCGCTGGCCGCGGCCTATGGCCTGTTGATCGCACTCGCCTTTTGCGCAGCGCCGCTGGTCGCCGCCGGGCGCGTGCCGGCCGCGGCATTGCTGCGCGGCGCGCTGGATGCACGGGCCGGCGGCGGATGGCGTGGCCGCCTCTGGGCGGTGGCGGCGGGTATCCCCGTTGCGGTGCTGGCCCTGCTGACCACCGATCGCCCTGTCTTTGCCGCGGCCTTCCTCGGGGCCACGGCAGCGACACTGGCCGCGCTGGTGGGCATCGGCACCGTGATCCGGATGGCGGCGGCACGCCTGCCCCGCCCCCGCAGGCCGCTCGCCCGGCTTGCGCTTGCCGCGCTCCACCGGCCGGGGTCGCGAACCGTGTCGCTGGTCGTCGCGCTCGGTCTTGGCCTGACCTTGTTCGTGCTGCTCGCCAGCATCCGCACCAGCATCGACGGCAATATCCGTCGCTCGGTGCCGGAGCGCGCCCCTGCCCTGTTCGCGCTCGACGTGCCACCCGATCGCGAAGGCGAGTTCCGACGCACCGTCATCGCGGTGGCCCCCAAAGCCGTCATTGCCACCGTTCCGCTGATGCGCGGGACGATCACCGGCTATGGCACGACCCGCGTCGCCAATCTGGCGACGATTCCGGAGGGGGCCTGGGCGCTGCGCGGCGAGCGCGGCCTGACCTTCGCGACCACCCTGCCCGCAGGCAGCACGCTGACGGCGGGACGATGGTGGAACGCGGCGGAGGCACGACAAAGCCTCGTCTCGATCGACACGCGTCTTGCCGAGGCATTGAAGCTGAAGATCGGCGATCCGCTGACCATTTCGGTTCTGGGACTGGAGCGCACGGCGCGGATCGCGTCGTTCCGGCGGATCGCTTGGGACACGCTGGGCTTCAACTTCGTGATGGTGTTCTCGCCCGGCGCGCTGGCCGATGTACCGCACAACCTGGCCGCGACGATCGACATGCCCGCGGCCAAGGCGCCGGCGGTGACCAGGGCGCTGCTCCCCCGCTTCCCCTCCACCTCCGTGGTCGAGGTGGGCGGCGTGCTGCAACAGGTGCAGGACGTGGTCAACCAGATGGCGACCGCGATCACTGTTGCCGCCGGCATCGCCGTGCTGGCGGGCATTGCGGTGCTGCTCGGGGCGATCGCCGCTGCCCGCGCAGCACGCACCTATGACGCGGTCATGCTGAAGGTGCTGGGGGCCAAGCGCCGCCAGATATTGCTGGCGCAGGCGATCGAATATGCGGTGCTGGCCGGCATCGTCGGTGCGGTGGCGCTCGTGCTGGGCGTCGGCAGCGGCTGGTTCGTGGTGACGCAGGTGTTCGGGTTCGACTGGATGCCTGACTGGATCGTGATCCTGGCGACACTGGCGGGTGGCGCGGTGGTAACGATCGGCATCGGCATTGCCGGAACGCTGCCGGTGCTGCGGGCCCGGCCTGCCGCATCGCTCCGGGCCTTGTAG